A single window of Eucalyptus grandis isolate ANBG69807.140 chromosome 1, ASM1654582v1, whole genome shotgun sequence DNA harbors:
- the LOC104429844 gene encoding uncharacterized protein LOC104429844, with product MSQQPSNSDLDPKKLEAAVEVHQKALDDLVNVNSLFTAAVFVGLAFANAGQQNIEGNKQCEAGVRVARRLVKNEVISFACYLFSSLVAKSLKTHLFTYLISPHTYQQINDTPSKVLRGSMFALSTSTSVMGGVLLLYSMVDMIQLRLGTIACKGTETLNAVGALLAVNIFALVIYIPFVSHAIYKSTKIFNKVKTRSWCDSIAC from the exons ATGTCCCAGCAACCGTCCAACTCAGACCTCGA CCCTAAAAAGCTGGAGGCGGCAGTGGAGGTCCATCAGAAAGCACTGGACGATCTGGTGAACGTGAACTCGCTCTTCACCGCCGCGGTCTTCGTGGGCCTGGCGTTCGCGAACGCTGGACAACAGAACATAGAGGGCAACAAGCAGTGTGAAGCTGGAGTTCGGGTGGCAAGGAGGCTGGTCAAGAACGAAGTGATATCGTTCGCGTGCTATCTCTTTTCCAGCCTCGTGGCCAAATCCCTCAAGACCCACCTCTTCACCTACCTAATCTCCCCACACACTTACCAACAAATCAATGACACGCCGAGCAAGGTGCTGAGAGGATCCATGTTCGCTCTCTCCACGTCGACCTCTGTCATGGGCGGCGTGTTGCTCTTGTACTCCATGGTCGACATGATTCAGCTCCGGCTCGGCACGATCGCTTGCAAAGGTACCGAGACATTAAATGCTGTCGGTGCCCTGTTGGCGGTCAACATATTCGCGTTGGTTATCTATATACCATTTGTCTCCCATGCCATCTATAAATCCACGAAGATCTTCAATAAAGTAAAAACCAGAAGCTGGTGCGACAGCATCGCCTGCTAA